Proteins from one Ananas comosus cultivar F153 linkage group 5, ASM154086v1, whole genome shotgun sequence genomic window:
- the LOC109709982 gene encoding uncharacterized protein LOC109709982 gives MEFIGCRESGDSMQFVGPTGEKSGGILGGWLGIIARRPNLCPIHYPSWKVLPLMFKTKLLLLTRSKLLFPSNGNIEKWVLKSLSRKWKNFKCGLKGKYIIDNYTEQEVASNVPSGFTSQQWIDLVRYWFSEKSKPYSQIGKVARAKHITPHTTGFMSFARKRDQFEKENGREPGRVEFFALTDKRKNGTYDESSQEVLCVFELKVTGGGNSNKEDVLNHVVLVVEIVMKQH, from the exons ATGGAGTTTATCGGATGCAGAGAGAGTGGTGATAGTATGCAATTTGTTGGGCCAACCGGTGAAAAAAGTGGGGGCATCTTAGGTGGGTGGCTTGGGATTATTGCACGAAGGCCAAATTTATGTCCGATTCACTATCCAAGTTGGAAAGTTTTGCCTCTTATGTTCAAAACTAAACTGCTCTTGTTGACTCgg AGTAAGCTTTTGTTTCCTTCCAATGGCAATATTGAGAAGTGGGTATTGAAGTCACTAAGTAGAAAATGGAAGAACTTCAAGTGTGGACTTAAAGGAAAATATATCATAGATAATTACACAGAGCAAGAAGTTGCAAGTAATGTGCCAAGTGGATTTACATCCCAACAATGGATAGACCTTGTTCGTTATTGGTTCTCAGAGAAAAGCAAG CCATACTCTCAAATTGGAAAGGTAGCACGTGCCAAGCATATTACTCCTCATACAACTGGTTTTATGAGTTTTGCTCGGAAAAGAGATCAATTT GAAAAGGAAAATGGAAGAGAGCCGGGACGTGTCGAGTTTTTTGCATTAACCGACAAACGTAAGAATGGGACATATGATGAGAGTTCTCAAGAGGTTTTG TGCGTGTTTGAACTAAAGGTAACTGGGGGAGGGAATAGCAACAAGGAGGATGTTCTTAATCACGTGGTGCTGGTGGTGGAGATCGTGATGAAGCAGcactag